DNA from Salvelinus sp. IW2-2015 unplaced genomic scaffold, ASM291031v2 Un_scaffold9968, whole genome shotgun sequence:
GGGTTGAGAACACACCCGTCATTATACAACCTCTGGGGGTTGGAGACAACGGACCGCATTATCAACCTTCTGGGGTGAGAGAACAACGACCCGTCATTATTCAACCTCTGGGGTGAGAACAACGGACCCGTCATATATTCAACTCTGGGGTGAGAACAACGACCCGTCATTATACAACCTCTGGGTGAGAACAACGACCCGTCATTATTCAACCTCTGGGTGAGAAACAACGACCCGTCATATATCAACCTCTGGGGTGAGAACAACGACCCGTCATTATAAACCTCTGGGGTGAGAACAACAACCCGTCATATACAACCTCTCTGGGTGAGAACAACGAGACCCGTCATTATCAACCTTGGGGTTAAACACGAGATTATTAACCTCTGGGGTAGAAACGAACCCCGTCATTTATTCAACCTCTGGGTGTGAAGAACAACGACCCGTCATTATTTCAACCTCTTGGGGTGAGAACAAACGAACCCGTCCGTATTCAACCTCTGGGGTGAGAAACGAACGCGTAACTGGGTGACACGTACCGTATTTACAACCTCTGGGGTGAGAACAACGACCCGTCATTATCAAACCTCTGGGGTGAACAACGACCCGTCATGTATTCAACCATCTGGGGTTGAGAAACAACGGAACTTCGTCATTGTATTTCAAACCTCTGGGGGTGAGGAACAACGACCCGTCATTATTAACAACCTTGGGGTGAGAACAACGACCCGTCATTTAATTCAACCCTGGCGGGTGGAACAACGGACCCGTCATATACAACCTCTGGGGTGAGAACAACGACCCGTCATTATTCAACCTCTGAGGGTGAGAACAACGACAAAACCGTCCATTATTCAACTCTGGGGGTGAGAAACACGACGTTTACCCTGGTGAGAACCGACTACTATTCAAACCTCTGGGGGTTGAGAACAACGACCCGTCATTATTCAACCTCTGGGGTGAGAACAACGACCCGTCATTATTCAACCTCTGGGGTGAGAACAACGACCCGTCATTATACAACCTCTGGGGTGAGAACAACGACCCGTGCTGTTGATCCTGACAGAAACGACCCGTCCGTATACAACCGTCTGTCTTGCTGCTGTTGCTCCTGACAGAAACGACCCGTCCGTATACAACCGTCTGTCTTGCTGCTGTTGCTCCTGACAGAAATAGACCGTGGAGACCGATGGGAACTATTGTTCTGGAAACACGAATAGCAGATATTGGTTCATTGTTATTTCGTCTTGGTCTGGGGTCGTGTTCACTAGAAACCTTTTGGGATAAAACAGGCAGGGACCTTGCTGAATTTTTTTTCACCCAAATAGAAACTCTTTTTttcattgtaaaacatttttttgttacggtttgcactaatgaatacaccccctgGTGTAAAAAGTGAAACGTTTTAAACTGGGActgatttgttgttttttgtccttCAGGAGGTAAAGACGGTATGGCTGGGTTCCCAGACTTCATCTATAAACACATCGTCCCAGCATGCTTCCTGGCTCCTCTCAAACCWTCCTTTGATCTCACAGACGCTCAGACCGTCCTGGTGAGTACCTGGAACCAGATTTATCAGAGACCGACATCTCTTTACATCCTACAAAACAGAAGTTTGGACTCCTGTGACCAAACCAACTCAAaacgtgttttgttttgtttttctccagACGTTGTCAGAGTGTGCGCTCACCTTGAAAATGATTCATCTCAGAAGAGTAAGTTTCACTTTGGTTTTCCTTCATCATTGTTTTGTTCTTGTGAGTAACTTGATCTATCTTCAACTTGGACCTTTTATATGAATGAATGCATGGCTGACATGGTGTTTGTTAGTCATGTTTTGTACTTCCTGGTCGCAAGGGTCCGGAGTTTATCCAGTACCTCAGGAGTACCTGCCTTCTCTTTCAGGTGTCACctgaaatacaacaggtaccTCTGTCGCAAAACCATACAAAATCCACAGGGCTGAAGCACGTGAAAATGGCTAACCTTTTTCCTCGTTCTGGTAACacactcctcctttccctctaACAGGCAATGTGCCAAGTGCTTCCAGCAGCCAGACACCCAAGGTCTTCAAAAACTACCATGAAGTACGTAGTCAGCTGGTTGTTGCCCTAGAAACAGCTTTCGCCTCGGGAACGCGTGTCTTCGGTACTAGGCAATAAAACACTGACAGAGTCTGtctttgacctctctctctctctgttttgtctctctctctctgttgtctctctctctctgtcgtctctctctctcttctcttctctctctcctattcctgcctctctctctctgctctcttctctctctctctctcgttctcctctctctcctctctctctctctctccgtctctcttcctctctctctgctctcttctcttctctctctctctctcgttccatcgtctctctcatctctcgtttctctctctctcgttctctctctcgctcttctcgttctcttctctctctttcttgcgttctctctctcgttctctttctcggctcgtccctctctctctctctcgttctctctctctcttcctctctcgttctctctctctctcttcctctctcgttctctctcgttctctctctctcgctctctctcgtctctgtgtctctcatctctctctccacaggctTTCTTTCAGCGAGCCAAACTGTAAATACGAACTGGAAGGATTGAGAGAGGACACTGGAAACTAAGAGAAGACTGGTAGTGAGATAGTACCACTCACTACGGACagccggacagagagacagacggaccTTAAAGACGGAGAGCTTAGCATAGGAAGCGGCCTTAGCACTTCTGAAGGTAACTGCGTAACCCCGCCCATCCTGTCCACGTGGGAGGGGGCGGAGCCAAGACACAAGGACACGAGTGGTCAAGGAGGCTTTCACTCGGGTGACCACACCGCCCTCCTCCACTGATCCAGGCCCAATCAAGGACGTGCTCTCCATCTGGGGTGGCGCCCCTGGTCAAGTGAAGATGTGATTGGTTGGATTCTCTGCAAAACAGGAAGTAAACTAGAGTATAGAGGAAGGCTTATGGAAAGAGGTTTCCGTAGTAGAATATCAAGTATTCAGAGAGAAGCCTCTCTCTGTTGCTAATGATGC
Protein-coding regions in this window:
- the xpot gene encoding exportin-T, with the protein product MAGFPDFIYKHIVPACFLAPLKPSFDLTDAQTVLTLSECALTLKMIHLRRGPEFIQYLRSTCLLFQVSPEIQQAMCQVLPAARHPRSSKTTMKLSFSEPNCKYELEGLREDTGN